A section of the Ciceribacter thiooxidans genome encodes:
- a CDS encoding BON domain-containing protein — protein sequence MVFKPQRFFGEKPEVEIEFSDREPLETAVARLLAVSDGVDASDISVTVTGSAVFLSGGVTWPEEIDRAVEIALSVPGVEKVDADLAAEYARKPDDV from the coding sequence ATGGTTTTCAAACCGCAGCGTTTTTTCGGAGAGAAGCCGGAGGTGGAAATCGAATTCAGTGATCGCGAACCGCTGGAAACGGCGGTGGCGCGATTGCTCGCCGTCAGTGACGGCGTCGACGCGAGCGATATCTCGGTGACCGTCACCGGAAGTGCGGTTTTTCTCTCCGGCGGCGTCACCTGGCCGGAGGAAATCGACCGCGCGGTCGAGATCGCCCTTTCCGTTCCAGGCGTTGAAAAGGTCGATGCCGATCTCGCGGCTGAATATGCGCGCAAACCCGACGACGTCTGA